Proteins co-encoded in one Candidatus Methylomirabilota bacterium genomic window:
- a CDS encoding copper-translocating P-type ATPase has product MTSQGRIYTCPMHPEVRQPGPGSCPKCGMALEPLGALEAAARTEYVCPMHPQIVRSAPGSCPICGMALEPRTVTGDEENAELKDMTRRFWVSVALSVPLLAFAMGDMLPGQPLRHGLSSRLIAWLQLILATPVVLWGGWPFFQRGWASIVNRSLNMFTLIALGTGTAWVYSVVAAVDPGIFPDSFRTHGGEVGLYFEAAAIITTLVLLGQVIELRARSQTSSAIKQLLGLAPKTARRLRGDGTEEDVSLDQVQPGDRLRVRPGERVPVDGTVLEGTSAVDESMVTGEPIPVEKTPGSRVTGGTVNGTGGFVMRAERVGSDTLLAQIVHMVSEAQRSRAPIQRLADTVSAYFVPAVVAVAVIAAIVWGLIGPEPRMAYALVNAVAVLIIACPCALGLATPMAIMVGTGRGALAGVLIKNAEALEVLEKVDTLVVDKTGTLTEGKPRLVSLVTAPGHSESDLLRLAASLERGSEHPLAAAIVAGAVERKLTLSVVNDFRSITGKGVAGRVEGRTVALGNRRLTEDLGVPVGDLAERADALRREGQTVMFVAVDGRVAGLVGVADPIKESTPEALRLLRESGLQIVMVTGDSRRTAEAVARRLGIEHVEAEVLPEDKSAVIKAMQHEGRRAAMAGDGVNDAPALAQADVGIAMGTGTDVAIESAGITLVKGDLRGIVRARRLSQATMRNIRENLFFAFIYNALGVPIAAGVLYPVFDLLLSPIIASAAMSFSSVSVIFNALRLRRLAL; this is encoded by the coding sequence ATGACGAGCCAGGGCCGCATCTACACCTGTCCCATGCATCCGGAGGTCCGGCAACCCGGGCCCGGCTCGTGTCCGAAATGCGGTATGGCGCTCGAGCCCCTCGGTGCCCTGGAGGCCGCCGCACGGACGGAGTACGTCTGCCCGATGCATCCCCAGATCGTGCGCAGCGCTCCGGGCTCTTGCCCGATTTGCGGCATGGCCCTGGAGCCTCGAACGGTGACCGGCGACGAAGAGAACGCCGAGCTGAAAGACATGACCCGGCGGTTCTGGGTCAGCGTGGCGCTCAGCGTGCCGTTGCTCGCGTTCGCGATGGGCGACATGCTTCCCGGCCAGCCGCTGCGCCACGGGCTGTCCAGCCGGCTCATCGCCTGGTTGCAGCTCATCCTGGCGACGCCCGTGGTGCTCTGGGGGGGCTGGCCATTCTTCCAGCGCGGCTGGGCGTCCATCGTCAACCGCAGCCTGAACATGTTCACGCTGATCGCGCTCGGTACCGGCACGGCGTGGGTCTACAGCGTTGTCGCCGCCGTCGATCCGGGAATCTTCCCTGACTCTTTCCGCACGCACGGGGGCGAGGTCGGGCTCTACTTCGAGGCGGCCGCGATCATCACCACGCTCGTGCTCCTGGGACAGGTGATCGAGCTACGGGCGAGGAGCCAGACGAGCAGCGCGATTAAGCAGCTCCTTGGCCTGGCTCCCAAGACGGCGCGACGCCTCCGCGGCGACGGCACCGAAGAAGACGTGTCGCTCGATCAGGTTCAGCCGGGCGATCGTCTCCGGGTACGTCCTGGAGAAAGGGTGCCGGTCGATGGCACCGTCCTCGAGGGCACGAGCGCGGTGGACGAATCGATGGTGACCGGTGAGCCGATCCCGGTGGAGAAGACGCCGGGCAGCCGCGTCACCGGAGGGACCGTCAACGGGACGGGCGGCTTCGTGATGCGAGCCGAGCGCGTAGGCAGCGATACGTTACTGGCGCAGATCGTCCATATGGTGAGCGAGGCGCAGCGGAGCCGGGCGCCGATCCAGCGGCTCGCCGATACAGTCTCGGCTTACTTCGTGCCAGCCGTCGTCGCGGTCGCCGTGATCGCGGCCATCGTCTGGGGCCTGATAGGTCCAGAGCCGCGGATGGCCTACGCTCTGGTGAACGCGGTGGCGGTGCTCATCATCGCCTGTCCGTGCGCCCTCGGGCTCGCCACGCCGATGGCGATCATGGTCGGCACGGGGCGCGGCGCCCTAGCGGGTGTGCTCATCAAGAATGCCGAGGCGCTCGAGGTCCTGGAAAAGGTCGACACGCTCGTCGTGGACAAGACGGGCACCCTCACCGAAGGCAAGCCCCGTCTGGTCTCGCTCGTGACCGCGCCGGGGCACTCGGAGTCTGACCTCCTGCGCTTGGCAGCCAGCCTGGAGCGGGGCAGCGAGCATCCGCTCGCTGCTGCCATCGTGGCTGGGGCGGTGGAAAGGAAGCTGACTCTGTCAGTCGTGAACGACTTTCGGTCGATCACGGGCAAAGGCGTGGCGGGCCGGGTGGAGGGCCGGACCGTCGCGCTCGGGAATCGCCGGCTCACAGAAGACCTCGGCGTCCCCGTCGGCGATCTTGCCGAACGGGCCGACGCGCTCCGACGGGAGGGTCAGACCGTGATGTTCGTCGCTGTCGACGGCCGGGTCGCCGGGCTCGTGGGGGTCGCTGATCCGATCAAGGAATCCACACCGGAGGCTCTCCGGCTGCTGCGCGAGTCCGGGCTGCAGATCGTGATGGTCACGGGCGATAGCCGGCGCACCGCGGAGGCGGTCGCTCGCAGGCTCGGGATCGAGCATGTCGAGGCGGAAGTGCTTCCGGAAGACAAGAGCGCGGTCATCAAGGCGATGCAGCATGAAGGACGGCGCGCCGCCATGGCGGGCGACGGCGTCAATGACGCGCCGGCATTGGCGCAAGCAGACGTGGGCATCGCGATGGGGACGGGAACCGACGTCGCGATCGAGAGCGCGGGCATCACGCTGGTGAAGGGCGATCTCCGCGGTATCGTGCGGGCACGCCGGCTGAGCCAGGCGACGATGCGGAACATTCGCGAAAACCTCTTCTTCGCCTTCATCTACAACGCGCTCGGCGTGCCGATCGCTGCGGGCGTGCTCTACCCGGTCTTCGACCTCCTGCTGAGTCCGATCATCGCGAGCGCGGCAATGAGCTTCAGCTCGGTTTCGGTCATCTTCAACGCGCTCCGGTTGCGACGGCTCGCCCTGTAG
- a CDS encoding cation transporter, which translates to MRECCEIRTDIPEHQRRVLQIVLWINGAMFLGEFGAGLLAHSTALLADSVDMLGDAIVYGFSLYVLNRGALWQARAALLKGAIMGAFGLGVLTEVGVKLVRGLVPTAELMGAVGLAALAANVFCLMLLWRRQADDINMRSAWLCSRNDVMANGGVLLAAVGVAWTGSAWPDIVTGLLIAGMFGTSAVGVIREARRQLRPASAR; encoded by the coding sequence ATGCGTGAGTGCTGCGAGATCAGGACCGACATCCCCGAGCACCAGCGTCGGGTTCTCCAGATCGTGCTCTGGATCAACGGCGCCATGTTCCTGGGGGAGTTCGGCGCAGGGCTCCTCGCCCACTCCACGGCGCTCCTCGCCGACTCCGTCGACATGCTCGGCGATGCCATCGTCTACGGCTTCAGCCTCTACGTGCTCAACCGAGGCGCCCTGTGGCAGGCCCGCGCTGCGCTGCTCAAGGGAGCCATCATGGGCGCGTTCGGCCTCGGCGTCCTCACGGAAGTCGGGGTGAAGCTGGTCCGTGGGCTCGTCCCCACCGCCGAACTGATGGGCGCAGTTGGACTCGCCGCTCTCGCGGCGAACGTCTTTTGCCTGATGCTCCTCTGGCGCCGCCAAGCCGACGACATCAATATGCGTTCTGCGTGGTTGTGCTCGCGGAACGACGTGATGGCCAACGGTGGCGTGCTGCTCGCAGCGGTCGGCGTCGCGTGGACCGGCTCCGCGTGGCCGGACATCGTGACGGGCCTTCTGATCGCCGGCATGTTCGGCACGTCAGCCGTCGGCGTCATCCGGGAGGCCCGGCGCCAGCTGAGGCCCGCCTCAGCGCGATAG